CCACGGGGTGGGAGTAGCGACGTTGTGCTTTGAAGTTCGACTTGGCGCGGGTGACGAAGAAGCTGCCTGCATCGTTGAAGCGGGCCAAGCGCTCGAAGTCGATGTAGCCCCGGTCCATCACATAGAAGGCGCCCGCCTCGGGTGTCAGCTGGTCGAGGATATTGACGTCGTGCAGCTTGCCATCGCTGATGAAGATGAACGACGGGATGTTGCCACGCAGATCGAGCAGGGTATGCAGCTTCACCGCTGCCTTGGTCGATCGGAATGGGGCCCAAGGGAATACCGATAGACACAAGTCGATGGTCGTCGAATCGAGCGCGTAGACCGTATCCCTCAAGTCGACACCGAGCGGTTCGTCGGCATAGAGCCGCCGCGCGATCCCAATCAGGCTCTGCGCAAAATCGCAGTACATGCGCCAGTCCCGCGTGGCATTCGCGTTGGCCAGTGTATTGCGGGCAACGTTGCTGCGGAAGCCGAGATGATAGCGCTTGGCACTCTGGGCTCGAAGGCAGGCTTCGATGTCGCGCAAGCTCTCGCGATAGGTGAGTTGCGCGAACGCCATGCACA
This region of Pseudomonadota bacterium genomic DNA includes:
- a CDS encoding IS4 family transposase is translated as CMAFAQLTYRESLRDIEACLRAQSAKRYHLGFRSNVARNTLANANATRDWRMYCDFAQSLIGIARRLYADEPLGVDLRDTVYALDSTTIDLCLSVFPWAPFRSTKAAVKLHTLLDLRGNIPSFIFISDGKLHDVNILDQLTPEAGAFYVMDRGYIDFERLARFNDAGSFFVTRAKSNFKAQRRYSHPVDRITGLVCDQTVTLSGFYSRKGFAAPLRRIKFNDPETGKRLVFLTNNLGLPALTITQLYRMRWRVELFFKWIKQHLPIKVFFGTSKNAVKSQIWIAVSVYVLVAIVKKRLTLSASLYEMLQILSLTMFERTPLDQLLTLTVAQQNAPMLANQLSLFD